The following coding sequences are from one Musa acuminata AAA Group cultivar baxijiao chromosome BXJ1-6, Cavendish_Baxijiao_AAA, whole genome shotgun sequence window:
- the LOC103974618 gene encoding T-complex protein 1 subunit epsilon, with the protein MALAFDEYGRPFIIIKEQGQKARLRGLEAQKANISAGKAVARILRTSLGPKGMDKMLQSPDGDVIVTNDGATILEQMDVDNQIGKLMVELSRSQDYEIGDGTTGVVVLAGALLEQAEKLLERGIHPIRIAEGYEMASRLAVDHLEHISQKFEFSVTNIEPLVQTCMTTLSSKIVNRCKRALAEIAVKAVLAVADLERKDVNLELIKVEGKVGGKLEDTELIYGIVVDKDMSHPQMPKRIEEAKIAILTCPFEPPKPKTKHKIDIDTVEKFQTLREQEQKYFDDMVQKCKDVGATLVICQWGFDDEANHLLMHRNLPAVRWVGGVELELIAIATGGRIVPRFQDLTDEKLGKAGLVREKSFGTTKDRMLYIEHCANSRAVTIFIRGGNKMMIDETKRSLHDALCVARNLIRSNSIVYGGGSAELSCSIAVEAAADKYPGVEQYAIRSFAEALDFIPMALAENCGLPPIDTVTAVKSQQIKENNPYCGIDCNDVGTNNMMEQNVFETLIGKQQQILLATQVVKMILKIDDVITPSAY; encoded by the exons ATGGCGCTGGCGTTCGACGAGTACGGCCGGCCCTTCATCATAATCAAGGAGCAGGGGCAGAAGGCGCGGCTGCGGGGCCTCGAGGCGCAGAAGGCCAACATCTCCGCCGGGAAGGCCGTCGCTCGTATCCTTCGTACCTCGCTCGGCCCCAAGGGCATGGACAAGATGCTGCAGAGCCCCGATGGCGACGTTATCGTCA CAAATGATGGGGCCACTATCTTGGAGCAGATGGATGTTGATAATCAGATTGGCAAACTGATGGTGGAATTATCTCGTAGTCAGGACTATGAAATTGGTGATGGTACCACTGGGGTTGTTGTTTTGGCTGGTGCACTTCTCGAACAGGCTGAGAAGCTTTTGGAACGTGGTATTCATCCTATTAGAATTGCTGAGGGCTATGAAATGGCCTCTAGGCTAGCTGTGGATCATCTTGAGCACATATCACAGAAATTTGAATTTAGTGTTACCAATATAGAGCCTTTGGTGCAAACTTGCATGACAACATTATCTTCAAAAAT TGTTAACCGTTGCAAGCGTGCGTTAGCTGAGATTGCTGTTAAGGCAGTTCTTGCAGTTGCAGATTTGGagaggaaagatgttaacttggaaTTAATTAAGGTTGAAGGAAAGGTTGGAGGAAAATTGGAAGACACAGAACTCATTTACGGAATTGTTGTCGACAAGGATATGAGCCACCCCCAAATGCCAaaaagaattgaagaagcaaagattgctattcTTACATGCCCATTTGAACCACCCAAGCCAAAGACAAAGCATAAGATTGACATTGACACTGTTGAAAAATTTCAAACTCTACGCGAGCAAGAGCAGAAATACTTTGATGATATGGTCCAAAAATGCAAG GATGTTGGTGCAACCCTAGTTATCTGTCAGTGGGGTTTTGATGATGAGGCAAATCATTTATTGATGCATCGAAATTTGCCTGCTGTTAGATGGGTTGGTGGTGTTGAATTAGAATTAATTGCAATCGCTACAG GTGGGAGAATAGTTCCGAGGTTCCAGGACTTGACAGATGAAAAGCTGGGAAAG GCTGGATTAGTTAGAGAAAAATCATTTGGAACAACTAAGGACCGGATGTTGTATATTGAACATTGTGCTAACTCCAGAGCCGTAACAATTTTCATTCGTGGTG GTAACAAAATGATGATAGACGAAACTAAGCGTAGTCTTCATGATGCACTTTGTGTGGCAAGGAATCTGATCCGTAGCAATTCAATTGTTTACGGTGGTGGCTCTGCGGAATTATCTTGCTCAATTGCTGTAGAAGCTGCTGCAGACAAATATCCTGGGGTTGAGCAG TATGCTATCAGGTCCTTTGCTGAAGCTTTAGATTTTATTCCGATGGCTCTTGCTGAGAACTGTGGCCTCCCACCTATTGATACTGTTACAGCTGTCAAATCTCAGCAAATTAAG GAAAATAATCCTTATTGTGGTATAGATTGCAACGATGTTGGGACAAATAACATGATGGAGCAGAATGTATTTGAGACGCTGATTGGCAAACAACAACAGATCTTGCTGGCAACTCAAGTAGtgaaaatgattttgaagatTGATGATGTGATCACTCCATCCGCCTATTGA
- the LOC135676605 gene encoding conglutin alpha 2-like, which yields MAAAAGREEEEEDEQGRRERLRPWLRPRLQQLQRGEKKKKGRRRKRRRERSSCGCGCGSCSCGRERGREKGKEEEEKGKERKKRGRGEGAAAAAMAATAVAGKEEKERKKKRKGRRGREGVAAAAVAAAAGRGGGNRAGEEEEAASVVAAAVAATPAAAATLAAVAAAAVVAAVAAVAAFGKEKE from the coding sequence atggcagctgcagctggaagagaagaagaagaggaagatgagcaggggaggagggagaggttgcggccgtggctgcggccgcgactgcagcagttgcagcggggagagaagaagaagaaaggaaggagaaggaagaggagaagggaaagaagtagctgcggctgcggttgtggcagctgcagctgtggcagggaaagaggaagagaaaaaggaaaggaagaagaagagaaagggaaggagaggaagaagagaggaagaggagaaggggctgcggctgcggcgatggcagctacagctgtggctgggaaagaagagaaggaaaggaagaagaagagaaagggaaggagaggaagagaaggggtggcagctgcggcagtggcagctgcagctggaagaggaggaggaaatagagcaggggaggaagaagaggctgcgagtgtggtggctgcggccgtggctgcgactccggctgcggctgcgacgttggctgcggtagctgcggcagcggtggtggctgcagtagctgcagtagctgcttttgggaaagagaaagagtag